The nucleotide sequence CGCAACCGCCGCGCAATCCGCTCCGGTTCCGGCAGAAGCTCGCCGGTTTCATGATTCGCGAGGTTCAGCGCCGCGAGCGCGGTGCCGGTGGAAGCCGCCGCAATAATGGCTTCCGGACACGGCGGAACCAGGCGCACGGAGCCGCGCAGCCGGGCCGGTTCGTACAGCGAGGCATGTTCGGCGGTCGTCAGGAGCAGTTCTCCCGGCGGAGCGTTCCGGATCGCATGGTTGTTGCTCTCGGTCGCGCTGCCGGTGAACAGGATCTGTTCCGGCTCGGCGCAGATGAGTTTGGCTACCTGTTCCGCGGCGCGCCGGACGGCCTTCTCCGCCGCCGCGCCGAACGGGTGGAGGCTCGACGGATTGCCGAAGACGGTTCCGAAATACGGCTGCATCGCTTCGACGACTTCCGGGGCGCAGGGAGTGGTCGCGTTGTAATCGAGATAGATCATTATTCGGCCGAGAGACAGCGGCTGCAGTACCAGACCGTGGTTTGGTCCGGCATTTCGACAACGTGGTCCGAACCATAATGCAGCGCGCGCTCACGCACGAGGGCGCCGATACCGCTGCGTTCGAGCGGGAATACGTCCTCGAGTGCGGAAAGCTTGAGCTTGACCAATGCATAGCTTCCGCTGGCCAGATGGATGGATAACGCCTTGTAAAGCTCCCCGGGGTCGCTGAATTCGGCCCTGCTGCCGATCCGGACCGGTTTGTCTTTCGCGTACTCCAGGGTCAGGACCGCGTTCGGGGGATAATCGGGTTTGACATGGGACTTCTGCGCCGAACAGTAGACGCCGTGCCGCCCGGCGGCGCGGTCGAACGGCTCGAACGGTCCGGCCGGTCCGGGAGCTTCGGCCGCTTCGACGAACCGGACTGCAGCATCCCAATTTGCATCGCCGTCGAGCGGTTCGACCGCGACCGGGGCATTCAGCTCCGCCGTGCCGGGAGCGAGCCAGGCGGAATCGGGAGCCGCAAGCTCGAATTCGCGTGTTTTCAACTCGTCCAGCAGTTGTGCTTTCCCGGCCTCGTCGAGTGTGGAACGGAAGAAGACGAGCGCCGGTTCCGGCGTTTCGACCGGAAGCGCCGACCAGAGGGTTCCGCCCGGCGTCAGCATCAGCAGCCGGGAAGGCTGCCGTTTCCGCCGCCACACGCTGCCGCACTCGTCGTTCAGCCGCAGGATGTCGCGGTACGGGGCGCGCAGGATGCGGGGCGCGGCGATGGCGAGCGAGCCGTCGCGGTCACAGACCGGGATGACCAGGAGTTCCGGTTCATCTCCGAGCTGATACGCGACGAGGCGCGGCGAATTCTCCGGCAGTGCGGGGCCGGTCGGGAAGAGCGAACAGCCCGCCAGCGCGGCGGCGACGGCGAATGCGGACAGATATTTGAGAAATTTCATGGGTTCCATGCTTTCCGTATTGACAAAACGACGTTGTATTAACATAATATGAAAACGAGCTTTTTGCAACCCGCGCGGAGATTTCCTGAGGAACAAGAGCCTGCTGCCGCCGGAAAGGCGCAGTTTGCCGGTGCGTTGCGCTTTGTTCCCGCGGGAAAGGGGCCGCAGGTATTCATTTCCCGAGTGTTCCGTGCCGGCGCGGGCATGGCTGTTCGCGGAGTTCTGTCCGGGCGGTCGGCCGGATGTGGAGTCGTCTCCCGGTCAAAAACGGCGATTCAGGGCTTCGGACCCTGTGCAGGCGGAAAATTTTCAAAAAAAATGAGATTTTGAGCTTGCATTTTTTCAGAGCGGGAATATATTTAGAAACGTCGAATGTGAGATATGCGAGTGTAGCTCAGTTGGTAGAGCATCACGTTGCCAACGTGATTGTCGCCGGTTCGATTCCGGTCACTCGCTCCATTTTTTCTCATCGTTCGTTCAGGTGCGAGTGTAGCTCAGTTGGTAGAGCATCACGTTGCCAACGTGATTGTCGCCGGTTCGATTCCGGTCACTCGCTCCATTTTTTTGTCTTTTTTCCGACTCCTTCCTCCATTTTTCCGGCATCCCGGTTGAAAAGTTGTGCCGGGGAGTGTATCGTACGGCATGATGCAGGATACGGCTTTTCATTATCTCCGTTATCCGTGGGGCGTGTCGTTTACCGGAATGCTGCTGGTTGCGGGCCCGGCGGGCGGTGTTCTGGTCGATACGGCGCTGCCGGAGGCGGTCGACGGTTTTCTGCTGCCGCAGTTCCGGCATTTCGGATTTTCTCTTTCCGCGCTCCGGCTGGTCATCAATACGCATCACCACGAGGACCATGCGGGCGGAAACGCCCGGCTGCGTGAGCTGTGCGGCGCGAAATTCGCAATCCACCGGGCGGGCGCCGCGGGACTGGAGGCGGCCGGATTCCGGCCGGATCTTCTGCTGAGGGACGGTGCGCTGCTTGAAAGCGCCGGGCTCCGGTTCGAGATCATCCACACGCCCGGGCATTCGCCCGATTCGGTCTGTGTGCTGGAGTCGGCGAGCGGTATGCTGTTCACCGGCGATGCGTTTCAGGGATGCGGGACCGTTTATACCGGAATCGCGCTTTATATCGATCCGGAGGCGTATCTGCAGAGCGTGGCGAAAATCGAAGCGCTTTTCCGGCAGGGAAGGATCAGGCGGATTCTCTGCGGCCATGCCTGTGCGCCTTTCGACGGGGATGTTCCCGAAGAGGAGATCCCGGCGTTTCTCGAAATCTGCCGCGAAACCGTGCTGCGGTACTCGCGGGCTGCCGAGGCGTATCTGGCGAATCATCCGCGGCCCGACGCAGCGGAGCTCGGGCGGCAGCTGCTCAAGCGTTTCGGCGTAACTGCTGCTCCCGGCCTGCCCGGATTGGAGAAACATACGGCGCAGGCCCATCTGGCGGCGCGCTGACGGCGGCTTTCGCCTGAGCGTAAAAGTTGACTGCCCCCCGCAATTGTGACACTAACCACAAGGGGGGACGCCATGATTGTGCAGAATCTTTATCACGCGAATCTGAAGATCGATGCGGAGGGGAGCGTTTCGCTCGAAAGCGCCTGGGAGCTCGCCCTCGAAGAACCGGCGTCCGGCCTGGAGCAGTTGCAGGCGGAGGCGCGCGGCTGGGCCGGCGGTATCGGGGAGCCGTTCCGCATTCCCGCGGCGGACGGTTCATATGAATTTTCGGAAACCGTTCTGGTGACCGGCATCGAGTTGAAGCCGGTCAGTCTCGCCGTCTGCCGCGTGATTTTCTCCGGCGCGGAATTCGCCGCCGGCGGCGGTGAGGCGCCGGCGCTGGCCGCGGCCGGTTCGGTCGTGGACGTTTATGAGACGGACGGCGCGCACCGGCGCACGATGCGGTTCCGGGCGTCCGCTTCGGTTTCGCCGGAACTGATTCCGCAGCCGGGCCGTCCGCTGGAGTGGGAGGGGGGCGCGTTCATTTGCGAAAGCTGCCGGAGTTCGAACTCCGGTTTCTCCGTCGAGCTTGAGGTGACGGCGCGGGAAGCGACGCTTGCGGAACTCGGTCTTCCGCAGGCCGGAACCGACGGCGACGGTTTCGAGACGAAGCGCGCGGTCTGGTTCGTCGCGGCTTCGGAACACGATGCGTTTCTGGCGGATCACCCGGTCGGCGGCGCGGCGGCCTGGGCCGGAGAAAAATTCACGCTCGTCTCCGCCGATTCGAAGCTGGTCGGAAAAATCGGCTTCGAGGTCGTGCTGCTCGCC is from Victivallis lenta and encodes:
- a CDS encoding MBL fold metallo-hydrolase; its protein translation is MMQDTAFHYLRYPWGVSFTGMLLVAGPAGGVLVDTALPEAVDGFLLPQFRHFGFSLSALRLVINTHHHEDHAGGNARLRELCGAKFAIHRAGAAGLEAAGFRPDLLLRDGALLESAGLRFEIIHTPGHSPDSVCVLESASGMLFTGDAFQGCGTVYTGIALYIDPEAYLQSVAKIEALFRQGRIRRILCGHACAPFDGDVPEEEIPAFLEICRETVLRYSRAAEAYLANHPRPDAAELGRQLLKRFGVTAAPGLPGLEKHTAQAHLAAR